One window from the genome of Cryptomeria japonica chromosome 6, Sugi_1.0, whole genome shotgun sequence encodes:
- the LOC131077610 gene encoding disease resistance protein Roq1, whose protein sequence is MASSSSAIASPKFYDAFISQRDPNVKETLGKHLYLLQERGCQAFLDRQEIKRGDSIPFAIHNAICSSLVQIPIFSKGYAESKWCLDELVLMLEQPPADALFIPVVNDVKPWELRHIENHESRYAVAFSDYRSKGRYLDKLDEWRNALKCAADISGYELGQHQDELCEKTLFRVPQVVQERTNRAKYPVGFGELVQYFESCCSERKKQRKVRRAGIYGLGGSGKSTVAKELFNRKLANYYTSCFLSDVRESHARGELHCLQSQLLNNLFPKDPDIEGLEISSVRVRNLNFLVVLVDIDHQD, encoded by the exons ATGGCTTCCTCTTCCTCAGCAATTGCATCTCCTAAATTTTATGATGCATTCATCAGCCAACGAGACCCTAATGTCAAGGAAACCCTCGGTAAACACTTGTATCTCCTTCAGGAAAGAGGGTGCCAGGCATTTCTAGACCGTCAAGAGATTAAAAGGGGAGATTCTATTCCTTTTGCCATTCACAATGCCATTTGCTCGTCTCTTGTGCAAATACCCATTTTTTCCAAAGGATATGCAGAGTCAAAGTGGTGTTTAGACGAGCTTGTTCTTATGTTAGAACAACCACCTGCTGATGCCCTTTTTATACCTGTGGTCAACGATGTCAAACCTTGGGAGCTTCGTCACATTGAGAACCACGAGTCTAGGTATGCTGTGGCATTTTCTGATTATCGAAGTAAAGGCAGGTATCTTGATAAGTTAGATGAATGGAGAAATGCCCTTAAATGTGCTGCAGACATATCTGGTTATGAGCTTGGCCAGCATCAAGA CGAGTTGTGTGAAAAAACTCTTTTTCGTGTGCCACAAGTGGTGCAGGAAAGGACAAATAGGGCGAAATATCCTGTTGGATTTGGTGAACTCGTCCAATATTTTGAAAGTTGTTGTTCAGAGAGAAAGAAGCAAAGAAAGGTCAGGAGAGCAGGGATCTATGGACTTGGGGGGTCTGGGAAGAGCACCGTGGCAAAAGAATTGTTTAACAGGAAGCTTGCAAACTACTATACATCTTGTTTTCTCTCTGATGTGAGAGAATCACATGCCAGAGGTGAATTACACTGCTTGCAAAGTCAGCTCTTAAATAATCTTTTCCCTAAAGACCCAGACATTGAAGGTCTAGAGATTAGCAGTGTAAGAGTAAGGAATTTGAATTTTCTTGTAGTCCTAGTTGATATCGACCATCAAGATTAG
- the LOC131077611 gene encoding uncharacterized protein LOC131077611: MATQVVKDDRSVAEMYHDAEICYKKSLELLEAIGLPKGLLPLKNLEESGYVKETGFVWLKQKKPVEYYNKKIGRTVLYGTELTAYVEKHKMKKMTGVKTKELMVWVQITEMSLNEASNKKIYFKSSLGIGKSFPIEAFQLEDEK; the protein is encoded by the coding sequence ATGGCTACCCAAGTGGTTAAAGATGACAGAAGTGTTGCTGAGATGTACCATGATGCAGAAATATGTTACAAGAAATCTTTGGAGCTCTTGGAAGCAATTGGGCTTCCCAAGGGTTTGCTTCCTCTGAAAAATCTGGAGGAATCTGGCTATGTAAAGGAAACTGGGTTTGTGTGGCTTAAACAGAAGAAGCCAGTTGAATACTACAACAAGAAAATTGGAAGGACAGTCCTTTATGGTACTGAACTTACTGCTTATGTTGAAAAACATAAGATGAAGAAGATGACTGGAGTCAAAACCAAAGAACTTATGGTGTGGGTACAGATTACTGAAATGAGTCTCAATGAGGCCTCTAATAAGAAAATTTACTTTAAGAGCTCCCTGGGAATTGGGAAATCCTTTCCTATTGAGGCCTTCCAGTTAGAAGATGAAAAATAG